The genomic region CCTCACCAAAACCGATCTCCTGACCGGCTTTACCTTTGTCGGTTTCGACAATTATGTTCGTATGTGGAACGATCCTCTCTTCTGGAAATCGTTCCGGGTGACGGCCTACTACACCTTCGTGTTGGTGCCGGCCAATGTGGTGGTTGCCCTGGCCATCGCTATCCTGATGAACCAGAAAGTGGCCTTCATCGGCCTGTGGCGGGTCGTCTACTACCTTCCCTCGGTGGTCAGTGGCGTGGCCGTGGCCCTGCTGTGGGGGTATGTCCTGAATCCCCGTTTCGGCCTCTTAAACGCAGGCCTGGCTGCCATCGGTATCGAAGGACCCCGCTGGCTCTATTCCGAAGAATGGGCCGTGCCCGGCTTCATCTTGATGGGGCTGTGGGGAGCAGGAGGCGCCATGATCCTGTATCTGGCCGGCCTCCAGGGAATTCCCACGTCCCTGTACGAAGCCGCGGAGATCGATGGTGCAAACTCGTGGCACCGTTTCTGGAATGTGACCATCCCCTTGCTGACACCTACCATCTACTTTAACGTGCTGATCAGCATCATCGCCTCCTTTCAGGTCTTCACCCAGGCATACATCCTGACCTCGGGCGGCCCGAACAACGCAACCCTGACCCAGGTACTCTACCTCTACCGTAAAGGATTCCAGGACTTCCAGTTTGGCTACGCCTCAGCCCTGGCCTGGGCGCTCTTCCTGATTATCCTGGTGTTCACAGTGCTGGTAGTTCGGACCTCCGAGAGCTGGGTGTATTACGAAGGGGAGCTGCGCAAATGATCGAGCATGGCAAGGCGTATCCATCGTATCCAGCCCGCCGCGGCACTGACTGGCCATTGGTGGTCACCAAGATCACCGCAATTATTGGCCGAATCCTGCTCTATGTGGTCCTGGCCACAGGGGGGATTCTGTTCATCATGCCCCTGCTGTGGATGATCTCCACTTCAGTCAAGCCGGACCATCTGATCTACAACATCCCCATCGTCTGGATTCCGCCGGAATTGGACTGGCAAAATTACGTTAACGGGTGGACAGCGTTGCCCTTCCCTCGCTTCTACGCCAATACCATCTTCGTGACCATTGTCAACATCATCGGTCTGGTGCTCTCCAGCTCCCTGGTTGCCTTTGGCTTTGCCCGCATCCGGTTTTGGGGACGGGATGTGATTTTTCTGATCCTGCTGGCCACCATGATGCTGCCAAGCCAGGTCACCTTGATCCCCCTCTACCTCTTCTGGTCGAAGCTAGGCCTGGTCAACACCTATTGGCCCCTGATTGTGCCCCAGTGGCTGACCAATGCCTACAATGTTTTTCTGTTGCGCCAGTTCTTCATGACCATCAATCTGGAGCTGGATGACGCCGCCCGCATCGACGGCGCCGGCTGGTTTACCATCTACTCCCGCATCCTCATGCCCCTGTCCAAGCCGGCCCTGGGTGTCATCGCCATCCAGGCCTTTGCCTGGAACTGGAACAACTTTTTTGATCCCCTCATCTATCTCAACGAGCCCAAGAAATACACCATCGCCATCGGCCTGCGCCTCTTCCAGACCACCCAGTCCCAGCAGATTGCCGAGACCATGGCCATGACCCTGGTGGCCCTGATTCCTGTCCTCATCGTCTTCTACATCGCCCAGGCCCGGTTCATCCAGGGCGTGGTCATCACCGGAGTGAAAGGGTAGTTTTCATGCAAATTGGACTCAATTCAGGCATTTTCCCCGCCACCTGGTCGCCCGCCGACAAGGTGGATGCTACGGCCCGGGTTGGGGCAGCCGGGTTGGAGTTGAACATCGATGCCGGCCAGCTATGGACCCAGCGCCTGGATCGGGCTGCCCGCCAGGCGCTGCGGCGTCAGGCGCAGGATGCCGGCGTGGCCATTACGTCCCTCTGCCTCAATGCCCACTGGATCTTCAACCTGGCCAGCCCGGACGTGCGCATCCGGGATCTGGGCGTCAGTTTGCTCCTGGATGCCATCGACATGGCCGCGGAATTGGGCGCGGGCGCAGTCCTGGTACCCGGCTGCGACCAGGAGGAGTCGCCCGAGCACAAGTGGCAACTCTTCCGGGATGGCGTCATGCAAGGGATTGCCCGGGCCGAAAAGGCTGGGGTGACCCTGGCCCTGGAGGCGGTGGGCAAGCCCTTTCTCTTCAACACCGAGAAGCTCCTGCGCATGATCGAAGATTGTGGCGGCTCCCA from Litorilinea aerophila harbors:
- a CDS encoding carbohydrate ABC transporter permease; this encodes MAVQSKRGDRPGRPRRFYLSPQARDNIAGFLFISPWLIHFLGLIAFAMIFSFGISLTKTDLLTGFTFVGFDNYVRMWNDPLFWKSFRVTAYYTFVLVPANVVVALAIAILMNQKVAFIGLWRVVYYLPSVVSGVAVALLWGYVLNPRFGLLNAGLAAIGIEGPRWLYSEEWAVPGFILMGLWGAGGAMILYLAGLQGIPTSLYEAAEIDGANSWHRFWNVTIPLLTPTIYFNVLISIIASFQVFTQAYILTSGGPNNATLTQVLYLYRKGFQDFQFGYASALAWALFLIILVFTVLVVRTSESWVYYEGELRK
- a CDS encoding carbohydrate ABC transporter permease: MIEHGKAYPSYPARRGTDWPLVVTKITAIIGRILLYVVLATGGILFIMPLLWMISTSVKPDHLIYNIPIVWIPPELDWQNYVNGWTALPFPRFYANTIFVTIVNIIGLVLSSSLVAFGFARIRFWGRDVIFLILLATMMLPSQVTLIPLYLFWSKLGLVNTYWPLIVPQWLTNAYNVFLLRQFFMTINLELDDAARIDGAGWFTIYSRILMPLSKPALGVIAIQAFAWNWNNFFDPLIYLNEPKKYTIAIGLRLFQTTQSQQIAETMAMTLVALIPVLIVFYIAQARFIQGVVITGVKG
- a CDS encoding sugar phosphate isomerase/epimerase family protein — encoded protein: MQIGLNSGIFPATWSPADKVDATARVGAAGLELNIDAGQLWTQRLDRAARQALRRQAQDAGVAITSLCLNAHWIFNLASPDVRIRDLGVSLLLDAIDMAAELGAGAVLVPGCDQEESPEHKWQLFRDGVMQGIARAEKAGVTLALEAVGKPFLFNTEKLLRMIEDCGGSQALGIYLDVGNATHGGMDPAAEIRAAQGRATLVHVKDWNPAQPTERRLGAGGVDFASALAALRAIGYDGFLVVELPPDPADPDAVARHSVQFLQEVLHG